The Fibrobacter sp. UWR4 DNA segment AGAAAATCTGAAGAAGTACTGGAATGCCCTGGATAAGGACAACAAGGTTTCCCTGATGGTTAAGGTCATCGACCGCAAGACCTTCAAGGCAAAGACCCTGATCGTTAACAAAAATGCGTAAGCCGAGCGTCGCGGAAATGAGCTTGCTCATTTCCATGACCGAGGCTAGCATTTAGCCCGCGCAGCGGGCCAAAATAAGTAAGCCGAATGCTGCAAAATCATGCTTGCATGATTTTATGCCGAGGCTAGCATTTAGCCCGCGCAGCGGGCCAAAATAAGTAAGCCGAGCGTCGCGGGCCAAAATAAGTAAGTGATTTCTGAAAGTCATGCTGACGCAGGTCAGCATCGGATGTGCTCACTTTTGCTCGCTACGCGAGCCTAAGTTCGTCGGCTCGGAAATGCGAATGCAAGCATTCGCGCTTCTCTCGCCTCCTCATTGGCCCTCTTCGAGGGCATTCGCTTGCTTCGGTCATAGAAAATGTAAACATTTTCTGCGACACTCAGCTCACTATTTGCACTCGAAGAGTGCAATTCATTTGTCTCGGCAATAAGAGTAAGCAAGCTTACTCTTGCTGCACTCGACTTCATTCATTTTTCCACCACGTTTCCTAGAATGTGGTGGATTTTCTTTTTTCCGAAGAATGCGTCGGGGTTGCTTAGGTAATAGAAAATATGCTCCACCAGGGCTTCTGTGTTGAAGTCATAAGAGGGAAGGCGCAGCAAATAGCTTTCTGCGGAGTTGTCGAAAGCGAAAAATCGGATTTCTTCCGGAGTGTCCAGTTCCAGGAAGAGGCCTGCGATTTCGTCATTGACACAGACCCAGGGGATGGCTTCTGCAACACAGTTGGACTTCTTTGCCTGCTGAATCAGGTCCTTCAGCTTTTCCTTTTCCATATTGCGGGCACAGATTTCCACGTTGTGTTTTTCAACGGTCTTTCGGGCGATTTCCTTAAAATCCCAGGGGCTTGCATACTGGCTGTCCACAAAGGGATGGACCATCAAGCCGGATTCCGCAAGTCCTTCCATACGGTCTAAGGACCAGGAACTATTGTGGTAGGGGGAGAAGTAGTTCACTTCCGCATACCCTCTGGATTTGAGGAAACGGCCTAGTTCAAGTCCGGGCTTCTTCCCGAAGGTGGAGTTGAAGAACACCCAGTTATCCTTCTTGATAAACTGCTTGGGCACGGTTTCTTCGGGATGTTCCCACCACACGGCTACGGGAATCTTCGTGTTGGTGAAGTATTCCAGCAGGGGCTTAAACTTCTGCACCAGCAGGGTAGAGATGATAATGCCCACTGCGTTAGGGAAGTCCTGTATCCTGCAGGGGTTGCCGCTGCGGTCGAACAGTGCGGATGTTTCCTCGTTATAGCCCAACAGGATCAGCTTGTAATGGTTGTTACCTGCGGTCTTGTAGACAAATCGCAGGAAGTCCAATTCGCGTTCGCTTTCTGCTGTAAAACCGCCCCAGCTGTTACAGCGGGTCACGAATACGACCTGGCTTAGACATTGGCTCTGTTTCCCTTCGTCCTTCCGTTTGAAACTGTAGTGACGTCCAGATTTTGTCAGCACCCCGCTTTCCACCTTCTCGTTTAGGAACTTTCGTAAGGTATTCTGGGATACATCATAACGGATGGACAATTCCTTGCTTTGGGGGAGAGGTTGGGATAACTTGATATTTCCGCTTTCCAGGTCGCGATCGAACTTCTGGCTCAGCTTTTCCATGGTGGAAAGCCTGACCGTCGGGATATTGCTTGGCATAGGAATATTGCCCCAGAAGCAGCCTTTACCCTGTACCTTGCAAATGACATTATCCTGTGCTAGCTGACCTAAAGCGGATTGAACCGTACCGGAAGAGACGCCATAGGTCTTCATGATGGTACGGACGGAGGGGAGTCTGTCCCCATCCTTGTGATTTGTCTTTAACAGTGCCTGGACAATTATTTCTTTCACGAGTCCTAAGATAATAAAATGTCCCGAAATCAACAAAAAACCTGTACGGCTTACACCGTACAGGTTGGGTTGTTTGGGGTTGGAGTATCTTTTTACTTCAGGTCAAAGTCTACGCGGTAGTTGGCTGCACCAGCCTTGTTTACGCGTTCGCCCTTGGCGTTAAAGGTTCCACGGCTCTTCTTGTTCAGCTGGACTTCGTGCAGGTTCTTGATGGCGTCCGGGAGGACCTGCTGGCTGCTGGAGCTAGCGGGCTGCCAGGGGTTTTGCTGCTGGCTGCTGGAGCTAGCGGGCTGCCAGGGGTTCTGCTGCTGGCTGCTGGAACTTGCCGGCTGAGGCTGAGAATTTTCTTCGTTATCTACAGGAACCTGGCCGTTGAACATTTCCTGACCCTTTCTGGTAAGGGCGAGGATCAGCATGCCTTCCTTGGAATAAATATTGTTCTTGGTGAGGTCGACGCGGTTGCCATCAAAAGTCCAGTCGCCCTTGCCCCAGCGGGAGGCGTTAAAGGTGTCGAAGTTGTCGGTCCAATCCAAGGTGAAATCGGATCCATCGGGGCCCTTGCCCGGAGTGTATTCGTAACGCTTCACCCAGTTGATAAACTGGAAGACGGGGAGCTTGCTGTCGTCCCATGGGCCGACCCAGCCTGCATCTTCATGAGACCACAGGTTAAAACGGATGCCCTGCGGTTTGTTGAGTGCGGCAACCTGGTCCTGACCGTTCACGATCTGACTTCCCTTGACGGCCTTGCGAACTTCCTTGCCGTCCAAGGTCCAGCGGACATAGTCCGGAGTCCATTCCAGGCCATAAGTGTGGAATCCTGCGTTGGCTGCGGGACTTACAGTATGGTGTTTTTCGCTGGTGTTCTGGGCGCCGGCTTTGCCGGTGATGATATTGGACTGGAAACTGCCCGGATTCTTGCCCAAAACTTCGATGTCGATTTCCACCCAGGGACGACCGTCGGCAATTTCGGAACCATTGTTGTAGAGGAACATGGAACTCACTGTTCCAGAGATTGCTCCCATGTACATACGGGCTTCATACTTACCGTACAACCACTCTTCGTTGGAGTAAAGTTCTGCGCCGGAATATTGTTTGTTCTGAGCCATAACGGATACTGTTGCTACTGCGAGAAACGCTAGTGCTTTCTTGAGATTCATCTGTTCTCCTTTCTCGTACACCGGTATTAATTTATATACGCTTTTTTGGCTATACAATATTACTGGACGGAATAGTGTAATTACTGTATCGAATGAATCCGTGCTTTTTATTTACTATATTCGAAGCTCGATAAAAAAGCCTGAAAAAAAAGAAGACGTCTTAAAAAAGACGTCTTCCTCCTTACCCCTAATCTTATGCCTCAAATATACCTATGCTATGGGTTAATTGCCATAGCCCATATGGGCTATACTTAACTAGTTCTTGTGGGAATGGAATAGCCCGTGAAGCGTTCCAGCTCTTTTAATTCCCTTGCAGCTTTGTCTTTCTGACCCATTTGCTGATAGACCTGTGCCAGAACCTTTCGAGTGTTGATGCAAAGAGGATTGACCGTCAGGATGCCCTCCAGATAATCGATGGCCTCGTTCTTTTTTTCGATGAGGATGTTGTAGAGGGCGATGGTAAACATGGAATTTGTGGAATTAGGCGTTTCCCGCATAGTGGCACAGGCAATTTCCCCAATTCTCCGGGTGAATTCCTCAGGGGCCACCCAAAGTTTCTCAATGGCCAAGTAATAGGTGGAGGCCAGGATGCAGGATATATAGTCCTTATTGATTTCCGTCTGCAGCAGGATTTCCAGGATGTTCCTGTAGGTCTCGAAATCTTCCTTGCAAAGGTTTTCCATCTTTATGGAAGCATAGCTGGAGGCGTACCACCAGGCTGGAGAAACTTTCGGATGACGGATATATACTTCCGTTGCGGAAAGCTGCATGTGGCGGTAAAGCTGGATTGCGATTCTTGTGGCTAGAAGCGGTAATTGGTCGCTACTCTCAATTTTTTGCAGGGTGGACCAGAGCAAAGAGGAGTCATCCGCCTGGTGCAAAGTGATATGAAGGGACTGTTCTTCTTTCTGGGGTACCGAAAGCTTGATTTGATAAATGCAGTCATCCGTTACTTCGTTCATCTGGCAAAGCTTGATCTGAAACAGGCGATAGCCATGGAGCGCTTCGATGATGGAGAGGAACAGATTGTGGGCTAGGGGGAAATTCTTGATATCGTCATTATGGCCGATGATGACGCGAACTTCCTGTTTTTTGACCGGATTGGAAAAAAAATCCTTGGAGGCAGATACTGCTTCAGTCCTATTGGTCACATCCATGATCTTGTAAATATTGGCCAGATGTACCTTGACTGTGTTTTCGGAGATGTTGAGAGTTCGGCAGATCTCGCCGTTTGTAAGGCCTTTGTGCAAAAGCCTCAAAATTTCGAATTGACGGTTAGTCAATTCTTGCTTCCTTGTTCTCTCTAACATGGAGACAAATTTAGCTTTTGTCTACACTTTTTTTGGATTAAATGTCTACAAAATTATGTTATAAAAAAACTACAGGGTACACTTGCTTTTATGGGCACTAATACTTATATTATTAGTGCTCAAAAGAATAAATGCACAAAAGTGTAAAAAGCTGGAGGATACTTATGGATGTAAGGGAAAAATTGAATATTCTGGCAGATGCTGCCAAATATGACGTATCCTGTTCTTCTAGCGGGTCAAATCGTTCTACTCCCAAAGGTGGATTGGGAAATGGATGTCAGGCTGGAGTTTGCCATACTTGGGCTGCCGATGGACGTTGTATTTCCCTATTAAAGGTCCTCATGAGCAATGCCTGCAAGTATGACTGCGCCTATTGTGTCAATCGCCGCAGTAACGATATTCCTAGGGCGACTTTCACTCCCAAGGAACTGATTGACCTGACTCTGGAATTTTACCGCCGCAATTATATCGAGGGGCTGTTTTTAAGTTCCGCTGTGGTGGGGAGCCCTGACGCAACCATGGAACGTCTCGTAAGAGTGGCCAAGGAACTACGTACTGTCCATAAGTTTGGGGGTTACATCCATCTGAAATCAATTCCCGGCGCGTCTGCTAGCCTGCTTCACGAAGCGGGACTTTATGCGGATCGCAGCAGCGTGAACATTGAAATTCCTTCGGATCAGGCTCTGCAGTATCTAGCTCCCGAAAAGAATCACGCTAGCATCTATAAGCCTATGAACTATCTGGCGGAACGCAAGCTGGAATACAATGCGGGGGGTAATTTTTCCAGATATTCCCCCAGGTTTCTGCCTGCAGGTCAAAGCACCCAGATGATTGTAGGCGCATCGGGGGAGACTGATTACCAGATATTGACTCTGTCAAATGGTTTCTATAAGCAACAGCAGATGAAACGAGTCTACTTTTCCGGCTATGTGCCCATCAATGCGGACAAGCGCCTTCCCGTCATTACCACAAAGCCCCCGCTGGTCCGTGAGCACAGGCTTTATCAGGCGGATTGGCTAATGCGGTATTACAAGTTCGAGTATAACGAAATTCTGGATGAGCAACATCCCAATCTGGATTTGGAACTGGATCCGAAAGTGGGGTGGGCATTGCGACATCCTGAGTTTTTCCCCATTGATATCCAGACGGCGGACTACGAAATGCTGTTACGTGTCCCGGGGATTGGCGTCAAGTCGGCAAAGCTGATCGCCTCCGGACGTCGCTACGGAAAAATCCGGCTGGATAGCCTCAAGAAGATGGGTGTCGTCCTGAAACGTGCAAAATACTTCATCTACCATCCGGATACACCCGCGAGTCTCCGCAGGCTCTATCCCGAGATGGTCCGCCCTCTCCTGATACAGCAGGCGAAACCTGTTCAGCTGGACTTGTTTAACGATCAACCTTTACTTCTTTCGGCTTCTTAATCATGTTATCCATCAGTTATGATTCTACATTCGACGGCTTTCTCAGTGTCGTCTTTGAAATTTACCGTCAACGTCTGAGTGTTGGCGATATCCGTCCGGATCGTCTTGAAGGAACTTCCGAAGATCTGTTCATGCAGCCTTTCTGGGTGGAAACAAATCCGGATTCCGCCCGACGTCTGAAACGGGCTATCGTGAATGCCGCCAGCGAAGATGTCCTTTACCTGCTGGATACGGTTTTCCGTTCCGAGGAGTCTGGCGTCGAAATGAAAATGCTGGCTTTTCTCCGGAAGCTTTTTTCCGGTATAGATAAGAACTACGGGAAGAATCCCACCTCCGAGGAAATGCTTCCGCTCTATATGATCGCCCAGTCTGTCCGTCGCGAAGCGGGGGATATGCGGGGGATGGTCCGTTTTACGAAGTTGGAGGATGGAACGTATTTTGCGGAAATTGAACCGAAGTACGATATTGTGACTCTCCTGGCCGGCCATTTCCGTAGCCGTTTTGCCAATGAACGCTGGGCTATTTACGATTCTAGACGTAATTACGGGATTTATTATGACGGTTGCGGGGTCATGGAAGTTTCTGTTCCCGACATCAAGGAAGTTACGGCAGGGTTGCCTCCTGATTCCATCAAAGAGATGTGGAAAGACTTCTATAAAGCGATTTCCATCAAGGAACGTGAAAATCCCAAACTTCTTAAAAGGTGTTTGCCTGTACGCTACTGGAAACATCTTCCCGAAAGGGAGGCTTCTCCTGCAACCTGGCTGGAGTCGGACTGGATTAACCCGAAATTTACCCGAAGTAGCCCTTCTACTTTGCTTCCTTCGGATGTTGCAAAAGCGAATTCGAGAGCTCAAGTATTGCTTCGGTAATGCCTGTGTAAAATTGAAGCGATTTTCCCCTATAAGATTGGATAATTTTATCATGCTATGCCATTCATTCTTAAATAATTGTATCTTTATTTTTGAAAATTGGAGAAAATTTTTATATGAACATGGCATCGGTCAAACCTGGCTTTTTCGTACAGGACCGTTTTCTGTATAGTAAGGATAATGAACGGACGATTCTTCGTGGTGTCAACCATATGTTTATCTGGACGGACCGCGAAGGAAAGACTATTCCCGAAATCGCCAAGACTGGCGCAAACTGTGTTCGAATTGTCTGGAACACCCGTGGTCGTGTAAGTGACCTGGATAATATCATCAGCCTTTGCATTGCAAATGGCATGATTCCTATTCCCGAAATCCACGATACCACAGGTAACTGGGATAAGTTGCCGGACGCCTTGTCTTTCTGGCTTCGTGATGAAACCCTGCAGATGATCAGCAATCATCAGCAGTACTTGATTATTAACGTGGGTAACGAACCAGGCGCAAAGGTGCAGGATTCGGAAGAATTCTTCTTTGCCTATAACCTGATTGTGACCAAGATGCGTGCCGCTGGCATCCGCGTTCCCATCATGATCGATGCGGATATGTGGGGCCAGAGCGAAAAGAATATTCTGGAAGTGGGTCCCCGCATTCTGCAGGCTGACCCGGAACACAATGTGCTGTTCTCCATCCACATGTGGTGGCCCTCGGAACATCATGATGCCGATGCTACCGGTTATGCGACTGTGGAAGATCGCGTCAAGGGAGTCCTGAAGGCTTCTGTTGATAAGAAGTTGCCCTTGATCGTGGGTGAATTCGCCCCTGTGGCCGTAGGCGGTGCCAAGGACATTCCTTACAAGCTGATTATGGCGGAAGCGGAACGTCTGAACATCGGCTGGATGGCATGGAGCTGGGGACCGGGTAACTTTGATAGCCCCGAAATGGACATGACTATCCATGGTTCCGTAAATACTCTGGTTCCCTGGGGTAAGGAAATCTGTCTGGATAGTCCCAATGGCATCCTGAATACTAGCGTCATTCCTAGCTTTATCCAGAACAAGGATTACGTCATAGAATCTCAGGTTCCTTCTTCCAACTTGATCAAGAATGGAAATTTTTCTGCCGAGGAACCTCTTTCCGATTGGACGGTGGACTTCTGGGGAGGAAAGGCTAACGTCAAGACCAAGGAAGGGGTTGCCCGCTTTGAAATCAAGAATGGCGGTAAGGATTCCTGGAATCTTCAGTTCAAGCAGAAGTTGGACCTCCGTAACGGTGTGACTTACATTTTCAGTATGCGCGCTAAGGCGGATAAGCCCCGTACTTTGAACGTGAACATCAAGAAGGATTCCGATAGTTATACGCCCTATGCAAACGGTCGTATCCTTGACTTGTCCACCAGCTGGCAGAACTTTAGCTGGAAGTTTACCATGAAGGAGGATTCCGACCCCGAAGCACTTCTGATTTTCGACATGGGCGGAGTTCCTATCTCCTGGGAACTTTCAGAAATTTCCCTAGTCCAGGCCCGTAGTGTGGCTGACCGTCTGAATAGAACATTCCAGCGCAATGTGCAGAAGAACTCCGGTTACTTCAATGCGCCAAACGGCCCATGGGAACTTCATCTGTACTCTAAGACAGGCGAACTGCTTGAAGTGCTGGATAAAGGCAAGGGTGGTGAAGGAATGCGCCAGTATCCGAAGATGGAGCTAGGCGGCATTCTGGTCGTTAAGGATCTTTAGTTCAAAGAATACTTTCTAGTAGACTTCTGGACAATCCATTGCCTCCGTCGTTTGATGACGGGGGCTTTTCGATTGCCGTCCATCCCTTTATTTCTTTATGGTACATCTTGTATTATGGATAAACCGCTTTTGTATCATATAGGGGGTCTAGTATGACCCGTATCATGCTTTTTTGCATGTCTGTATCTTGATTTTGTGAAAAATACGGAACTTCTTGTATAAAAACGTCAAAAATTTAATAAAAAGTAAGTTTTTGTATCATAGACTTATTGACTAGGACCAAAATGGAATTTATATTTGAAATGTATGAAACCCGTGATGGAATACAACAATTATCGCCTTTATATCCGCGACTACTATGCGGAACGTAAGGACCGTTCTGGTTTTACGTGGCGTGATTTTGCCCGCGACGCAGGCTATTCCTCTCCGGTGTTCTTGAAACTTGTCTGCGATAGCAAGGCAAACCTTAGCGAAGTCGGCGTAGAACGTGTCGCTTCCGCCATGGGCCTTGTGGGTGTGGATCTGCAGTATTTCCGTGTTCTGGTTGCTTTTAACCAGGAAAAGGATCTGGACAAGCAGAAGTCCTACTTCGCAGAGATGCGCAAGCTGGCTAGGGAAAATTCTGTGACCCTGGTAGGCGAGGAACAGTACGACTATTTCGAAAACTGGCTGAACCCGGTGATTCGCGAACTGGCTCCCGCTTCCAAGGCGCCTTCTGCCGCCAAGCTTGCCGGTCAGTGTGTTTTTGATACAGATGCTTCCCAGGTGAAAAAGTCCCTGAAGCTTCTGGAAAAGTCCGGCCTGCTGAAGAAGAATGAAGATGGCTCCTACGTTCAGGGTGCAAAGTCCATCTCCACGGGCGACCTGAATGTGGCTTCCATGGCGATTCGCGAAATGCATCGCCAGATGGGGGAGCTTGCGATCAAGGCTTTGGATCAGGTGCCGCTGAACGAACGTGACGTTTCTGGTCTTACCATGGGCATTTCCGAATCCGCCTATCATAAGATCGTAAAGGAAATTGCGGATTTCCGCCGCCGTATTACCGCTATTGCTGTGGAATCTACCGGCGAAGAGCGCGTATACCGCTTGAACATGCAGTTGTTCCCTCTGTCAAAGGCCTATGGCCAGGAGGATAACGATGTTTAAGTGGAATCATGTTTTAGGATTTGGAGTCCTCTTTGCTTCCGCTTCCCTCCTGGGAATTGCAGCTTGCTCCACGGATGTGGCTGGCGGCGTTAGCGAAGAGACTAACACTCTGGCCGGTATTCTGGTGAATTCCAAGGGGCAGTCCATGCCTGGTGTTGCTGTGGTAGCACGCCATATGAATGTGGATACCTTGGTCTATACGGATACGACGGATGGCTCCGGAAAGTTCGCCTTCCCGCTGTATCGTCAGGGCGTTTATGGACTTTCCGCAAAGTCCGATTCGATGGCTCTTTACAGGACCGTTCGTTTTTCTGGTCAGAAGCAGGAAGGCCTCTCCCTGGAAATGGCGGAACTTACCTCCCTGAAGGGCCGTGTGGTTCTGGATTCCAGCCTGATGGGGAAGGGGATTGTGGTTTCCCTGCCGGGTACTTCCTGGTCTACCGAAACGGATTCTGCCGGCCTGTTTGAATTTAAGGGTATTCCCGTGGGTTCCTACGCGGTGATGGTGGAATCTCCGGATCCCATTCGCTATGTGGATGCTGTCTATCAGCTGGATGCAACCCGGGATGATGCAACCTTGTCTGGACCGCTGCCTGCCAGCGATGAACGTGTATTTGTGAATGAGGGCGATACCGTCAGGTTTAATTTCGGTACCGCAGACGCCGAAAAGAACGTGGTTCAGTTGCCTCTGTCTACGGAATACGGCCTGTTCAGCTGGTGGTCTATGGACTATGCCTCTGTGGATGCTAGCCAGCGCACCCTCCGTGACGCCCGTGGTCATGCGGATGGCATCCTGCTTTATGGCGACGCGGAACTTGTGGATGGTGTATTCGGAAAGGCTCTGGCTCTCCGTGGTGCAGACCAGTTCGGTGTGGTTGAAAATGATAATGGTGCCCTGGATAGTGCAGACCAGTTTACTGTAGAGCTCTTGCTCAAGCTGGATTCCGCAAAGTCCGGCTCTGGTTACCGCAAGAATATTATGGGTAAGCTGGGCTTCGGTGCCGAAGGCGATCATGACGTGTTTAGC contains these protein-coding regions:
- a CDS encoding GntR family transcriptional regulator — protein: MKEIIVQALLKTNHKDGDRLPSVRTIMKTYGVSSGTVQSALGQLAQDNVICKVQGKGCFWGNIPMPSNIPTVRLSTMEKLSQKFDRDLESGNIKLSQPLPQSKELSIRYDVSQNTLRKFLNEKVESGVLTKSGRHYSFKRKDEGKQSQCLSQVVFVTRCNSWGGFTAESERELDFLRFVYKTAGNNHYKLILLGYNEETSALFDRSGNPCRIQDFPNAVGIIISTLLVQKFKPLLEYFTNTKIPVAVWWEHPEETVPKQFIKKDNWVFFNSTFGKKPGLELGRFLKSRGYAEVNYFSPYHNSSWSLDRMEGLAESGLMVHPFVDSQYASPWDFKEIARKTVEKHNVEICARNMEKEKLKDLIQQAKKSNCVAEAIPWVCVNDEIAGLFLELDTPEEIRFFAFDNSAESYLLRLPSYDFNTEALVEHIFYYLSNPDAFFGKKKIHHILGNVVEK
- a CDS encoding family 16 glycosylhydrolase, with the translated sequence MNLKKALAFLAVATVSVMAQNKQYSGAELYSNEEWLYGKYEARMYMGAISGTVSSMFLYNNGSEIADGRPWVEIDIEVLGKNPGSFQSNIITGKAGAQNTSEKHHTVSPAANAGFHTYGLEWTPDYVRWTLDGKEVRKAVKGSQIVNGQDQVAALNKPQGIRFNLWSHEDAGWVGPWDDSKLPVFQFINWVKRYEYTPGKGPDGSDFTLDWTDNFDTFNASRWGKGDWTFDGNRVDLTKNNIYSKEGMLILALTRKGQEMFNGQVPVDNEENSQPQPASSSSQQQNPWQPASSSSQQQNPWQPASSSSQQVLPDAIKNLHEVQLNKKSRGTFNAKGERVNKAGAANYRVDFDLK
- a CDS encoding LuxR C-terminal-related transcriptional regulator yields the protein MLERTRKQELTNRQFEILRLLHKGLTNGEICRTLNISENTVKVHLANIYKIMDVTNRTEAVSASKDFFSNPVKKQEVRVIIGHNDDIKNFPLAHNLFLSIIEALHGYRLFQIKLCQMNEVTDDCIYQIKLSVPQKEEQSLHITLHQADDSSLLWSTLQKIESSDQLPLLATRIAIQLYRHMQLSATEVYIRHPKVSPAWWYASSYASIKMENLCKEDFETYRNILEILLQTEINKDYISCILASTYYLAIEKLWVAPEEFTRRIGEIACATMRETPNSTNSMFTIALYNILIEKKNEAIDYLEGILTVNPLCINTRKVLAQVYQQMGQKDKAARELKELERFTGYSIPTRTS
- a CDS encoding putative DNA modification/repair radical SAM protein; translated protein: MDVREKLNILADAAKYDVSCSSSGSNRSTPKGGLGNGCQAGVCHTWAADGRCISLLKVLMSNACKYDCAYCVNRRSNDIPRATFTPKELIDLTLEFYRRNYIEGLFLSSAVVGSPDATMERLVRVAKELRTVHKFGGYIHLKSIPGASASLLHEAGLYADRSSVNIEIPSDQALQYLAPEKNHASIYKPMNYLAERKLEYNAGGNFSRYSPRFLPAGQSTQMIVGASGETDYQILTLSNGFYKQQQMKRVYFSGYVPINADKRLPVITTKPPLVREHRLYQADWLMRYYKFEYNEILDEQHPNLDLELDPKVGWALRHPEFFPIDIQTADYEMLLRVPGIGVKSAKLIASGRRYGKIRLDSLKKMGVVLKRAKYFIYHPDTPASLRRLYPEMVRPLLIQQAKPVQLDLFNDQPLLLSAS
- a CDS encoding TIGR03915 family putative DNA repair protein; protein product: MLSISYDSTFDGFLSVVFEIYRQRLSVGDIRPDRLEGTSEDLFMQPFWVETNPDSARRLKRAIVNAASEDVLYLLDTVFRSEESGVEMKMLAFLRKLFSGIDKNYGKNPTSEEMLPLYMIAQSVRREAGDMRGMVRFTKLEDGTYFAEIEPKYDIVTLLAGHFRSRFANERWAIYDSRRNYGIYYDGCGVMEVSVPDIKEVTAGLPPDSIKEMWKDFYKAISIKERENPKLLKRCLPVRYWKHLPEREASPATWLESDWINPKFTRSSPSTLLPSDVAKANSRAQVLLR
- a CDS encoding cellulase family glycosylhydrolase, with product MASVKPGFFVQDRFLYSKDNERTILRGVNHMFIWTDREGKTIPEIAKTGANCVRIVWNTRGRVSDLDNIISLCIANGMIPIPEIHDTTGNWDKLPDALSFWLRDETLQMISNHQQYLIINVGNEPGAKVQDSEEFFFAYNLIVTKMRAAGIRVPIMIDADMWGQSEKNILEVGPRILQADPEHNVLFSIHMWWPSEHHDADATGYATVEDRVKGVLKASVDKKLPLIVGEFAPVAVGGAKDIPYKLIMAEAERLNIGWMAWSWGPGNFDSPEMDMTIHGSVNTLVPWGKEICLDSPNGILNTSVIPSFIQNKDYVIESQVPSSNLIKNGNFSAEEPLSDWTVDFWGGKANVKTKEGVARFEIKNGGKDSWNLQFKQKLDLRNGVTYIFSMRAKADKPRTLNVNIKKDSDSYTPYANGRILDLSTSWQNFSWKFTMKEDSDPEALLIFDMGGVPISWELSEISLVQARSVADRLNRTFQRNVQKNSGYFNAPNGPWELHLYSKTGELLEVLDKGKGGEGMRQYPKMELGGILVVKDL
- a CDS encoding TIGR02147 family protein produces the protein MKPVMEYNNYRLYIRDYYAERKDRSGFTWRDFARDAGYSSPVFLKLVCDSKANLSEVGVERVASAMGLVGVDLQYFRVLVAFNQEKDLDKQKSYFAEMRKLARENSVTLVGEEQYDYFENWLNPVIRELAPASKAPSAAKLAGQCVFDTDASQVKKSLKLLEKSGLLKKNEDGSYVQGAKSISTGDLNVASMAIREMHRQMGELAIKALDQVPLNERDVSGLTMGISESAYHKIVKEIADFRRRITAIAVESTGEERVYRLNMQLFPLSKAYGQEDNDV
- a CDS encoding LamG-like jellyroll fold domain-containing protein, which gives rise to MFKWNHVLGFGVLFASASLLGIAACSTDVAGGVSEETNTLAGILVNSKGQSMPGVAVVARHMNVDTLVYTDTTDGSGKFAFPLYRQGVYGLSAKSDSMALYRTVRFSGQKQEGLSLEMAELTSLKGRVVLDSSLMGKGIVVSLPGTSWSTETDSAGLFEFKGIPVGSYAVMVESPDPIRYVDAVYQLDATRDDATLSGPLPASDERVFVNEGDTVRFNFGTADAEKNVVQLPLSTEYGLFSWWSMDYASVDASQRTLRDARGHADGILLYGDAELVDGVFGKALALRGADQFGVVENDNGALDSADQFTVELLLKLDSAKSGSGYRKNIMGKLGFGAEGDHDVFSLALVEGGCGAEGARLAFFLADGSGDSLSCENAAVSSKNVEFDSWFHLVVVFEAGTIRMYENGNLVAEKETQIELLESSDEPIFFGKENLNLMLDDVRLGKKAITSADVLYRYNLKGGAL